In a single window of the Porites lutea chromosome 14, jaPorLute2.1, whole genome shotgun sequence genome:
- the LOC140924403 gene encoding protein Wnt-10a-like, translating to MRFSRQAIALACVYMSLQVLANDTRFTGYDIFTSGVPLEVDPILNPNTVCKNTPSLSKEQMELCKSHADVVASALQGAQMAVHECQERFKYHRWNCSALETKNKNPLTSGLLARGFRETAFVHAIISAGMTQAIATSCSMGKLATCRCDETITGEGRGWSWGGCSDNALYGAKFAAKFMDSREKGSDIKSLMNQHNNQAGRLAVLDLMKTKCKCIGVSGSCSLKTCWKTVPDFGEIGTVLKEKYDFATTIRVSNRNRGKLRPFQRKLKAAHRDEFLRDLVFYESSPDYCRQDASLSIPGTKGRVCKVDSLGSDNCNNLCCDRGYDTVHMTIKSRCRCHFNWCCYVLCDECVENAWVTMCK from the exons ATGCGTTTCTCACGTCAAGCAATTGCTTTGGCCTGTGTTTACATGAGCCTACAAGTGCTGGCAAACGACACAAG ATTTACAGGGTACGACATCTTTACCTCCGGCGTCCCTCTGGAAGTAGATCCGATACTCAACCCAAACACGGTCTGCAAGAACACGCCTTCCTTGAGCAAAGAACAAATGGAACTGTGCAAAAGCCATGCTGACGTTGTGGCGAGCGCTTTGCAAGGGGCGCAGATGGCTGTTCACGAGTGTCAAGAAAGGTTCAAGTACCATCGATGGAATTGCTCTGCTTTGGAAACCAAAAATAAGAATCCTTTGACAAGTGGCTTGCTTGCGAGAG GTTTTCGAGAGACCGCTTTTGTGCACGCCATCATCTCAGCAGGGATGACACAAGCCATTGCTACGTCATGTAGCATGGGAAAACTGGCGACTTGTAGATGTGACGAAACCATTACTGGCGAAGGACGGGGCTGGAGCTGGGGAGGCTGTAGCGACAACGCATTATATGGTGCAAAGTTCGCAGCCAAGTTTATGGATTCTCGAGAGAAAGGATCCGATATAAAATCACTGATGAATCAGCACAACAACCAGGCGGGTCGACTG gCAGTGCTTGATCTTATGAAAACCAAGTGCAAATGTATTGGGGTATCCGGCTCATGCAGCCTAAAAACGTGCTGGAAGACTGTCCCTGATTTCGGTGAAATTGGGACAGTTCTCAAGGAGAAGTATGACTTTGCTACAACAATTCGCGTGAGCAACCGAAACAGGGGCAAACTTCGACCTTTTCAGCGTAAGTTAAAGGCTGCGCATCGTGACGAGTTTCTGAGGGATCTGGTATTTTATGAATCTTCTCCTGACTATTGTCGACAGGATGCCTCGCTGAGCATTCCAGGGACGAAAGGAAGAGTTTGCAAAGTGGATTCCTTGGGCAGTGACAACTGTAATAATCTTTGCTGCGACAGAGGCTACGATACGGTCCACATGACTATTAAGTCTAGATGCCGTTGCCATTTTAACTGGTGTTGCTACGTTTTATGCGATGAGTGCGTGGAGAACGCCTGGGTGACAATGTGTAAATAA